The following proteins come from a genomic window of Salvia hispanica cultivar TCC Black 2014 chromosome 4, UniMelb_Shisp_WGS_1.0, whole genome shotgun sequence:
- the LOC125221489 gene encoding wall-associated receptor kinase 2-like → MAFQLIIPIFVTSIFILRQSSISAGLVAKPGCPDRCGKLPIPYPFGIGSDCSLDPSFNISCITSTDPPKAYITILDKEVIEINETYVRVKYPNFVASACYGLQDYEPHSAALNLSGTQYTLSSENWLTAIGCDDMVLGIEQPTGLRSSCASICSERNHTGGVGYCPDNGLWSVLGNGCCRASVVEGSSFLRAELTDLSGSLARGRAFPCSYAFIQEIRTGSGNHSVFSYNLDFLQNNSKAFSNEFMETTMAPVVLLNWRIGNKNCSQQVPDDPSYACRDRSICVDTYDIGYYCSCFQGYKGNAYLPGGCQAYSIPVAKPGCLDQCGNLSIPYPFGIGSNCYMDPSFEISCNASTNPPKAYLSALNAEIYNLNLTQIRVYYPKFAFACYNSSESRSLIIDLSATQFTLSTQNVLTALGCDDMAVAYGKSNNTSFESGSCAALCTDADSSGYGSCAEYFTLYPGYESYMPGTGCCQTPISRGIAYLEANLTDLSGKWRRKLFPCSYAFITEKTSSSSSYPFNFLADSTTSLTFIRDSYYYIEPMLTLDWRIGKEKCNVAQTKATSFGCKGNTSCVDFDENVGGYLCNCMEGYQGNPYLGQGCLDIDECGDDTTNPCNSNSICINAPGSVSCLCPSGFYGDGRKDGIGCIKVTQSNSKTIILTGMGSALGFLVFLLMFLGLYKILKKRKEKMVKEMFFKRNGGLLLQQQTNDGALGKTKVFPSQELEIATDYFNESRILGRGGQGTVYKGMLSDGNIVAVKKSKLVEENQLEEFINEVVILSQINHRNVVKLLGCCLETEVPLLVYEFMPNGTLFELIHNPNNEFPISWGMRLKFAADIAGALAYLHYASSVPIYHRDIKSSNILLDEKHVVKVSDFGTSRSVNVDQTHLTTLVKGTFGYLDPEYFQSSQFTEKSDVYSFGVVIVELLTGQRAISMGKTNDDRSLATRFLTCMEENCLHKILDPQVSEQGRMEEVVLVARLAQRCLNLQGKMRPTMKEVSTELESFRISHMSCSTLKEEFEEETNIEVKPITLSDIEYSWTASYKSPSASSSDAHPLM, encoded by the exons ATGGCATTCCAACTTATAATTCCAATCTTTGTGACATCGATTTTCATTCTTCGTCAGTCATCCATTTCTGCTGGCCTAGTGGCTAAGCCCGGATGCCCGGACCGGTGTGGGAAGTTACCCATCCCATACCCGTTCGGAATCGGGTCGGATTGCTCCCTCGACCCATCTTTCAACATCAGCTGCATAACCTCCACAGATCCTCCAAAGGCATACATCACAATTCTTGATAAGGAAGTGATCGAAATAAACGAAACTTACGTTCGGGTCAAGTACCCAAACTTCGTGGCGTCCGCTTGCTACGGCTTGCAGGATTATGAGCCGCACAGTGCGGCCCTGAATCTGTCGGGGACTCAGTACACGCTGTCGTCAGAGAACTGGCTGACTGCCATCGGCTGCGATGATATGGTGCTGGGGATTGAGCAGCCGACCGGGTTGAGGAGCAGCTGCGCCTCGATTTGCAGCGAGAGGAATCACACCGGCGGCGTAGGGTATTGCCCGGATAATGGTTTGTGGTCGGTGCTCGGTAACGGCTGTTGCCGTGCCTCCGTTGTCGAAG GCAGCAGTTTTCTAAGAGCAGAGTTAACTGACCTAAGTGGATCATTGGCACGTGGTAGGGCTTTCCCGTGCAGCTACGCCTTTATCCAGGAGATTCGAACAGGAAGTGGAAATCACTCTGTATTTTCGTACAACTTGGATTTTCTACAGAATAACTCAAAGGCATTCTCGAATGAGTTTATGGAGACGACGATGGCGCCGGTGGTGCTGCTCAATTGGCGGATTGGGAATAAGAATTGCAGTCAGCAAGTGCCCGATGATCCAAGTTATGCATGTAGAGATAGAAGCATTTGTGTTGATACATATGATATTGGATACTATTGCAGTTGCTTTCAAGGATACAAGGGCAATGCCTACCTCCCCGGAGGATGCCAAG CATATTCCATACCAGTTGCTAAACCTGGATGCTTGGATCAATGTGGGAATTTATCGATCCCATATCCATTCGGAATTGGCTCAAATTGCTACATGGATCCATCTTTCGAGATCAGCTGCAATGCCTCCACCAATCCCCCCAAAGCATACCTCTCCGCTCTCAACGCAGAAATCTACAACCTAAACCTTacccaaattagggtttacTACCCCAAATTTGCCTTCGCCTGCTACAATTCGTCGGAGAGCCGAAGCTTGATCATTGATTTGTCAGCAACTCAGTTTACGCTGTCGACGCAGAACGTGCTCACCGCCCTTGGTTGCGACGACATGGCAGTGGCCTACGGAAAATCCAACAACACAAGTTTTGAAAGTGGCAGCTGCGCCGCCTTGTGCACCGACGCTGATTCCAGCGGTTACGGTTCCTGCGCAGAATACTTTACGCTTTATCCAGGGTATGAGAGTTATATGCCCGGCACTGGCTGTTGCCAAACCCCCATTTCTAGAG GCATAGCTTACCTGGAAGCAAACTTGACAGACTTAAGTGGGAAATGGCGTAGGAAGCTATTCCCTTGTAGCTACGCTTTCATCACAGAGAAGACTTCATCTTCTAGTAGTTACCCCTTCAATTTTCTTGCTGACTCTACCACATCTTTAACATTCATACGTGATTCCTACTACTATATTGAGCCGATGTTGACGTTAGATTGGAGGATTGGGAAAGAGAAATGCAATGTAGCACAAACAAAGGCTACTAGTTTTGGTTGTAAGGGCAATACTAGttgtgttgattttgatgaaaatgttgGAGGCTACCTCTGCAACTGCATGGAAGGGTATCAGGGCAATCCTTACCTTGGACAGGGATGCCTAG ATATTGATGAATGTGGTGATGATACAACAAATCCATgcaattcaaattcaatttgcATCAATGCTCCTGGTTCTGTCAGCTGTTTGTGTCCAAGTGGATTTTATGGTGATGGAAGGAAAGATGGCATTGGCTGTATTAAGGTCACACAATCCAATTCCAAGACCATAATCTTGACAG GTATGGGATCTGCATTAGGGTTTCTAGTATTTCTACTTATGTTCCTTGGGCTGTATAAGATactgaaaaagagaaaggaaaaaatggtTAAAGAGATGTTCTTTAAACGAAACGGTGGTCTTCTCCTACAACAACAAACTAATGACGGTGCACTCGGAAAAACAAAAGTTTTCCCCTCACAAGAGTTGGAGATTGCTACTGATTACTTTAATGAAAGTCGGATTCTTGGACGCGGAGGGCAAGGCACTGTCTACAAAGGAATGTTGTCTGACGGCAACATTGTGGCAGTGAAGAAATCAAAGTTGGTCGAGGAGAATCAACTGGAAGAGTTCATAAATGAGGTGGTGATACTGTCACAGATCAATCACAGGAATGTGGTCAAATTGCTCGGATGTTGTTTAGAGACTGAGGTTCCTCTGCTTGTCTACGAATTCATGCCAAATGGGACTCTTTTTGAGCTGATTCACAATCCAAATAATGAATTTCCAATCTCATGGGGCATGCGTTTGAAGTTCGCAGCGGATATAGCAGGGGCATTGGCCTACTTACATTATGCATCTTCCGTGCCTATATATCATCGAGATATCAAGTCTAGTAACATCCTTCTTGATGAAAAACATGTTGTCAAAGTGTCAGATTTCGGAACTTCAAGGTCGGTTAATGTAGATCAGACGCATTTGACTACTCTGGTTAAAGGGACGTTCGGATATCTAGATCCAGAGTATTTTCAATCGAGCCAGTTCACAGAAAAAAGTGATGTCTATAGTTTTGGGGTAGTTATCGTCGAGCTTCTAACAGGACAAAGGGCGATATCTATGGGGAAAACAAACGACGACAGAAGCCTAGCGACACGGTTCCTTACATGCATGGAAGAAAACTGccttcacaaaattttagaTCCTCAAGTTTCGGAGCAAGGTAGAATGGAAGAGGTGGTTTTAGTTGCGAGGCTTGCACAAAGGTGTTTGAATCTGCAGGGGAAAATGAGACCAACAATGAAAGAAGTTTCAACAGAATTGGAAAGTTTTAGAATATCTCACATGTCTTGTTCAACTTTGAAAGAAGAATTTGAGGAAGAGACAAATATTGAAGTTAAGCCCATAACACTTTCAGATATTGAATACTCATGGACAGCCAGTTACAAGAGTCCCTCTGCTTCGTCCTCAGACGCACATCCCTTAATGTGA
- the LOC125221490 gene encoding wall-associated receptor kinase 4-like yields the protein MAFQLFSIFMIISIFLLLPSSISPGPVAKPGCPDRCGKLPIPYPFGVGPDCSLDPSFNISCIASTSTDPPKAYITILDKEVIEINETYVRVKYPNFLASACYGLPGYNEPHGAAVNLSGTQYTLSSENWLTAIGCDDMVLGNEQPNGSSVGSSCASLCGERNHTGGVGYCPDNGFWSVLGNGCCRAPVTGGNR from the coding sequence ATGGCCTTCCAACTATTTTCAATCTTCATGATCATCTCaattttccttcttcttccgTCATCCATTTCCCCCGGTCCAGTCGCCAAACCCGGATGTCCGGACCGGTGTGGGAAGTTACCCATCCCATATCCATTCGGAGTCGGCCCGGATTGCTCCCTCGACCCGTCCTTCAACATCAGCTGCATAGCTTCCACCTCCACGGATCCTCCAAAAGCGTACATCACAATTCTTGATAAAGAAGTGATCGAAATAAACGAAACGTATGTTCGGGTCAAGTATCCTAACTTCTTGGCGTCCGCTTGCTACGGCCTGCCTGGGTATAATGAGCCGCACGGTGCGGCTGTGAATCTGTCGGGGACTCAGTACACGCTGTCGTCGGAGAACTGGCTGACCGCCATCGGGTGCGACGATATGGTGCTGGGGAATGAGCAGCCGAATGGGAGCTCGGTGGGGAGCAGCTGCGCCTCGCTTTGCGGCGAGAGGAATCACACCGGCGGCGTTGGGTATTGCCCGGATAACGGGTTTTGGTCGGTGCTCGGTAATGGCTGTTGCCGGGCTCCCGTTACCGGAGGTAAtcgttaa